Within the Bacteroidota bacterium genome, the region CTTTCAGACGCACATCAATAGAAGCTTTTAAAGGATTGTACCCTATAAATGAAACAAAGTCTTCGCCCAGATCCTGTTGCAGGGTTTTTGCAGCCTCTTCTTTCGAAATAAACTGGGTTGATTTTACAAATGCCGAAGCATCGAGCATTTTTTGGAGCTTATCAATATCCGCGTCTTTGGCTGCATCACCCATTATAAGCTGAAACCCGATGGTTTCTTTAAAGTGGTCGGCAATTTTTTTGGTGTTAAGTATAATGAGCCCGACCAGCCCCAACATAAACAATACAAGCGACAAACTTACGATAGTGGTAACCGATGAAGATTGCAAACGAAGCCTGGAATATTTGTCAGCTGACACGTGTTATCGAATTAGAAGGACTAAATTAACGAATTAGTGCCCTTTAGAATACAATGGTTTAAATGATTATCAAAAGGGGGGTGTGGAAAACCTGTCTTGTTTTATTAGACAATACCATATCGCCTAATCATTACACATTTCGCAGCGCTTGTTTTTATAGGTCTTCGTCTTCCTGAGTACAAGCAACCCATTCGAAAATGATGCTATTTTATATACCAGATCATACGAATAAGTTCCTTCTGCAAAATAGCCTCCCGTTACTTTCAGGCGTATAAATTGCTTTTTATAAAACCAGGTTCCTTTTTTTATATAGGGGGATCCATTACCGCAGAAAGCCTTTCCGGCAGAATGATTTGCGATCTTTATAGTGCCATTCTTTAAAAACTCATAGCCACTATATGATCGGGATGAGTCTTTCGCCTCATAGGCTTTGAGCTTTACAATATCAGCTGGAAAAGCGCCGCTGTCAATAACCCACACACCGTACAACGATGCGGAAGTGATTGCTGCTTGAGCGATTGCGCGAAAACAGAACAATGAAAATACTACGAAAAAGAGTTTATGCCGCACGTCAGAGGGTGGTGATTTTAGTGTCGATCAGCTTCAATATTAATTCTGTCTGGGTAAGCTTAATTACCTTGTATTTATAATTTGTTGCCGTGCTTGATGACATTCCGAACTTTGATGATTTTACATACCACAATAACTCGCTTCCTTTAAGCTCCCATTTCGATTCTTCAATAAAGGCATCATCTTTATCCGAAAATCCCAGTCCGGCACTCTTCACTGTTTTATTCGAGTGATGTGTTGACGTGAATATGGTTCCGTTTGCCCTGAATACATGCAAACGATAGGTGCTTTCGGGAATTTCTTTGCCGCCGTATGCTTCAAACCGTGCTTCATTCGGGTTAGCCGAAGACAGCTCTTTCCATGTTTTTTGTATCATGGATGAAAAACTCTTTTCCTGGCTCATGAGTAAAAAACAATTGCTCATGGCAAGTACCAGAAGTAATGTTACTCTTTTGCGGATGCATTGAATGTTCATTTTAAAAATTGTTTACACTAAATTAGCTGTTTTATATCGTCATTTGTACGAAAATTTTGCGGAGCAGCTAAAAACATAAATATCCCTGCTAAAATTCATAAATTCGTTTGCCCAAATTGAATTCCGCCTAAAGCGGGACTCAGTGGGCTCGTCCCGAGTACTCGGGATGTGATTGCATTCGGGACAAAATTACAGGTTATATGGAGTATAATTTCAGAGAAATAGAAAAGAAGTGGCAGGATAAGTGGGCCAAAGACAAAACATTTAAAACCGAAGAGAATCCGGCAAAGCCCAAGTATTATGTGCTTGATATGTTCCCCTACCCTTCCGGTGCCGGGCTGCATGTAGGTCACCCGCTGGGCTATATCGCGTCCGATATCTTGGCACGTTACAAACGCCTCAAAGGGTTTAATGTATTGCACCCAATGGGTTACGATTCATTCGGACTGCCGGCCGAACAATACGCCATACAAACCGGTCAACACCCCGCAATTACAACTGAACAAAATATTAAGCGTTACCGCGAACAACTGGATAAAATTGGCTTTTCTTTCGACTGGGACCGGGAAGTACGTACCTCCGACCCGGCATATTATAAATGGACGCAATGGATCTTCATACAGCTTTTTCATTCCTGGTATAATCCAAGAACCAACAAAGCGGAGAAGATTGATACACTGATTAAAATTTTTGAAACAGAAGGTTCACAAAAAATCACCTTCGATTCATTATCATTTGTTAATCCGGCCTTTGATGCCTTCAATTCTCCTGATTGGGCTTCTTATGATGAAAAGAAACGAAGTGATATTTTAATGAATTTCCGTATCGCCTACCTCGGCGAAGCATCCGTAAACTGGTGTCCTGCACTTGGCACTGTATTGGCCAATGATGAAGTAAAAGATGGCGTAAGTGAACGCGGAGGGTATCCGGTGGAACGCAAACTAATGAAACAATGGAGCATGCGCATTACAGCGTATGCCCAACGCCTGCTAGACGGCCTGGATAAAATTGACTGGAGTGAAAGTTTGCGGGAGTCGCAAAGGAATTGGATAGGGAGGTCGGAAGGATCTGGTTTAAAATTTCGCCTCACCTCTAACTCCTCTCCAAAGGAGAGGAGGACTGATTCAGGATCTCCCGGGTATCATACGGCTAAAAAACAATTATGGGCCGCATTAAAAGACCGTTCGCGTGAAAACAGAAAAGAGCCAACTGAAGCAGAAGCTATATTATGGGAACGAGTACGCAACAATGGACTTGGGTTTAAATTTAGGAGACAACACGCTATTGAACAATATATAGCAGATTTTGTTTGCCTTGAGAAAAAGTTAATACTTGAAATTGATGGTAAGATTCATGAATACCAACAGGATCAGGATGCAATACGAACGTTTGTATTGGAAGACGTTGGATATAAAGTAATTCGTTTCACAAATGATGAAGTCATTAACAAAACAGATTTTGTTTGTGGCGAAATTAAAAAAGTCCTCTCCTTTGGAGAGGATTTAGGTGAGGCCTTTATTGAAGTTTTTACGACAAGGCCCGATACAATCTTCGGGGTAAGTTTCATTACCCTCGCGCCTGAACACGAGTTGGTTGATAAAATAACCACTCCTGATCGCAAAAAAGCAGTTGATGAATATATCACATTCGCCAAAAACCGCAGTGAGCGCGAACGCATGGCAGACGTGAAAAAAATTACAGGGGAATTTACAGGAGCTTATGTTGAACATCCTTTTACCGGAAAACCT harbors:
- a CDS encoding class I tRNA ligase family protein, coding for MEYNFREIEKKWQDKWAKDKTFKTEENPAKPKYYVLDMFPYPSGAGLHVGHPLGYIASDILARYKRLKGFNVLHPMGYDSFGLPAEQYAIQTGQHPAITTEQNIKRYREQLDKIGFSFDWDREVRTSDPAYYKWTQWIFIQLFHSWYNPRTNKAEKIDTLIKIFETEGSQKITFDSLSFVNPAFDAFNSPDWASYDEKKRSDILMNFRIAYLGEASVNWCPALGTVLANDEVKDGVSERGGYPVERKLMKQWSMRITAYAQRLLDGLDKIDWSESLRESQRNWIGRSEGSGLKFRLTSNSSPKERRTDSGSPGYHTAKKQLWAALKDRSRENRKEPTEAEAILWERVRNNGLGFKFRRQHAIEQYIADFVCLEKKLILEIDGKIHEYQQDQDAIRTFVLEDVGYKVIRFTNDEVINKTDFVCGEIKKVLSFGEDLGEAFIEVFTTRPDTIFGVSFITLAPEHELVDKITTPDRKKAVDEYITFAKNRSERERMADVKKITGEFTGAYVEHPFTGKPIPVWIGDYVLAGYGTGAVMAVPGHDSRDYAFAKHFNLPIIEVVEAPDSFSFGEGRDEAYDAKEGKLINSDFLNGLDVKDAVKRAIQEIETLGLGKGKINYRLRDAVFGRQRYWGEPIPVYYKDGIANTLPENELPLVLPEVDKFLPTESGEPPLARAKNWKYQGKYDYEHTTMPGWAGSSWYYLRYMDARNEKEFVSKQASDYWKNIDLYLGGSEHATGHLLYVRFWTMFLKDMGYINIDEPAKKLINQGMIQGRSNLVYQYRYEEITGKPLIPIFVSHEIATQPIIKDEKIIDRIDVIRVSQSFPSFKEKVYHFNEANFIKINVDVNIVENDILDKEKFRKWREEYKDAEFIDNEGQYLCGVEVEKMSKSKYNVVSPDSICVQYGADCLRLYEMF